In the Engystomops pustulosus chromosome 2, aEngPut4.maternal, whole genome shotgun sequence genome, one interval contains:
- the SMARCD1 gene encoding SWI/SNF-related matrix-associated actin-dependent regulator of chromatin subfamily D member 1: protein MAARAGFQSVTPGGSGPTGAPMGPGTPGPAVRMGPAPGQGMYRSPMPGAAYPRPGMLPGSRMTPQGPAMGPPGYGGSPAARPGMAQPGMDQSRKRPAPQQIQQVQQQQAAQNRNHSAKKKKMADKILPQRIRELVPESQAYMDLLAFERKLDQTIMRKRLDIQEALKRPIKQKRKLRIFISNTFNPAKSDAEDGEGTVASWELRVEGRLLEDAALSKYDATKQKRKFSSFFKSLVIELDKDLYGPDNHLVEWHRTPTTQETDGFQVKRPGDVNVRCTVLLMLDYQPPQFKLDPRLARLLGIHTQTRPVIIQALWQYIKTHKLQDPHEREFILCDKYLQQIFESQRMKFSELPQRLHALLMPPEPIIINHVISVDPNDQKKTACYDIDVEVDDTLKTQMNSFLLSTSSQQEIAALDNKIHETIETINQLKIQREFMLSFARDPQGFINDWLQSQCRDLKTMTDVVGNPEEERRAEFYFQPWAQEAVCRYFYSKVQQRRQELEQALGIRNT from the exons ATGGCGGCGCGGGCTGGTTTCCAATCGGTGACTCCCGGAGGATCCGGGCCAACTGGGGCCCCTATGGGACCTGGAACACCAGGCCCAGCTGTGAGGATGGGCCCCGCCCCGGGACAAGGGATGTACCGCTCTCCGATGCCCGGAGCAGCTTACCCG CGCCCGGGAATGCTTCCAGGCAGTCGAATGACTCCTCAGGGACCAGCCATGGGTCCGCCAGGCTATGGAGGAAGCCCGGCTGCCCGTCCAGGAATGGCTCAGCCTGGCATGGACCAGTCCCGTAAGCGGCCCGCACCTCAACAGATACAACAAGTGCAGCAGCAGCAAGCCGCTCAGAATAGGAATCACAG TGCTAAAAAGAAGAAGATGGCGGACAAGATTCTACCTCAGCGG ATCCGGGAGCTGGTACCTGAATCTCAGGCTTACATGGATTTATTGGCTTTTGAAAGGAAATTGGATCAGACTATTATGAGGAAACGTCTTGATATTCAGGAAGCTTTGAAAAGGCCGATCAAG CAAAAACGGAAACTTCGCATCTTTATTTCTAATACATTTAACCCGGCAAAGTCCGATGCGGAGGATGGAGAGGGAACTGTGGCCTCATGGGAGCTGCGTGTAGAGGGCCGTCTACTGGAGGAT GCAGCCTTGTCCAAATATGATGCTACCAAACAGAAGAGGAAGTTTTCATCCTTCTTCAAGTCTCTGGTTATTGAACTAGACAAGGACCTGTATGGACCGGATAATCATCTAGTGGAG TGGCACAGGACGCCGACCACACAGGAGACGGATGGGTTTCAGGTGAAACGTCCTGGGGATGTCAATGTGCGCTGCACAGTGTTACTGATGCTGGATTATCAG CCTCCTCAGTTTAAGCTGGACCCTCGCTTGGCTCGTCTTCTTGGTATTCACACCCAGACCCGTCCGGTTATCATCCAAGCCCTATGGCAGTATATCAAAACCCATAAGCTTCAGGACCCACATGAACGAGAGTTTATACTGTGTGACAAGTACCTTCAACAG ATCTTTGAGTCTCAGCGGATGAAGTTTTCCGAGCTTCCTCAGAGACTCCATGCTCTCCTCATGCCACCGGAGCCCATCATTATCAATCATGTCATTAG TGTGGATCCAAATGATCAGAAGAAGACGGCTTGTTACGATATCGATGTGGAAGTGGATGATACTCTAAAAACGCAGATGAATTCCTTCCTTCTCTCTACTTCCAGCCAGCAAGAAATAGCCGCTCTAGATAACAAG aTCCATGAAACCATTGAAACGATCAATCAGCTGAAGATTCAGAGGGAGTTCATGTTAAGTTTTGCCCGTGATCCTCAAGGATTCATCAATGACTGGCTTCAGTCTCAGTGCCGGGACCTCAAG ACTATGACCGATGTCGTGGGCAATCCAGAAGAGGAACGCAGGGCAGAGTTTTACTTCCAGCCCTGGGCTCAGGAGGCTGTATGTCGGTATTTCTACTCAAAG